Proteins encoded by one window of bacterium:
- a CDS encoding type II toxin-antitoxin system VapC family toxin, with protein sequence MYLLDTDTLIYSLKGEAAVHKNLQDHLQDPIKICVITLMELYFGAYKSSHVTANLAIVRKLENSFEILSIGKDSAESFGMLKASLQKSGTPLDDFDLAIASCALGNNLTLVTNNPKHFRRIAGLRITNWTLYPEEK encoded by the coding sequence ATGTATCTTCTTGATACCGATACGCTCATCTACAGTCTGAAGGGGGAAGCCGCTGTTCATAAGAATCTTCAAGATCACCTGCAGGACCCGATCAAGATCTGCGTGATCACTTTAATGGAGCTGTATTTCGGAGCTTACAAGTCGAGTCATGTAACAGCAAACCTCGCGATTGTGCGGAAACTGGAAAACTCGTTTGAGATTCTTTCCATTGGTAAGGACTCTGCCGAAAGTTTCGGTATGTTAAAAGCGTCTCTTCAGAAATCGGGAACACCCCTGGACGATTTTGATCTGGCGATTGCATCATGCGCCCTGGGCAACAACCTGACTCTGGTCACCAATAATCCGAAGCATTTCAGAAGAATCGCCGGAT